The Sulfurospirillum halorespirans DSM 13726 genome has a window encoding:
- a CDS encoding efflux RND transporter periplasmic adaptor subunit yields the protein MKKMLITTLFMFQALIAGEVYATFDVVSEKSSELGLSLSGVVGALHVNVGDRVKKGDLLLALNNVQEKNEYESARKNAEHSVKTYERYAKIADVIDKEKMENYLYDRDIQLLTAQNKEIIFKKTELRAPYDLVVSKKNTELGNIVLSSQTKLLTVESTHDVKLVLKFDEKYWTQIKVGQKFTYKVDGSDKKHEGVISKIYPTILASTREMQAEVKAVDLMPGLFGNGTISVE from the coding sequence ATGAAAAAAATGTTAATCACCACTCTGTTTATGTTTCAAGCCCTCATTGCAGGGGAAGTTTATGCAACGTTTGATGTTGTCAGCGAGAAAAGCTCCGAGCTTGGACTCTCCCTTTCAGGCGTTGTTGGTGCTTTACATGTAAACGTTGGCGACCGTGTCAAAAAAGGTGATTTGCTCCTTGCTTTAAATAATGTACAAGAGAAAAATGAGTATGAAAGTGCTCGCAAAAATGCAGAACATTCCGTCAAAACGTACGAACGCTACGCCAAGATAGCGGATGTCATCGACAAAGAGAAGATGGAAAATTATCTTTATGATAGAGACATTCAGCTTTTAACCGCTCAAAACAAAGAGATTATCTTCAAAAAAACAGAACTTCGCGCTCCGTATGATTTGGTGGTGAGTAAGAAAAACACGGAACTTGGAAATATCGTTTTAAGTTCTCAAACTAAACTTTTAACAGTTGAGAGTACGCATGATGTCAAGCTTGTGCTTAAATTCGATGAAAAGTACTGGACCCAAATCAAAGTAGGGCAAAAATTTACCTATAAAGTCGATGGCAGCGATAAAAAACACGAAGGGGTCATCAGTAAAATCTACCCAACCATTTTAGCCAGTACACGTGAAATGCAAGCCGAAGTCAAAGCGGTCGATCTGATGCCAGGTCTGTTTGGCAACGGCACGATCAGCGTGGAATAA
- a CDS encoding DsbA family oxidoreductase, with protein sequence MTLTHKIKIDIISDVVCPWCLIGYKRLEQAMKELDVEDKFELVWNPFELNPTMSLEGEDAVSYLAHKYTMSVDQVKSTQASITKNGAELGFIFNYFDGMKTVNTRNAHILLDFAKEFGKQTELKTKLFSAHFTEKKDISSRYILGELIQSIGLDKDIFLAKLDEESARKKVQDAEEYWHKQNISAVPTMIFNNEMVMNGAYPVGTYKKVLTELLEKRLKKN encoded by the coding sequence ATGACATTAACCCATAAAATCAAAATTGACATCATCTCTGATGTTGTTTGTCCTTGGTGTCTCATCGGCTATAAGCGTTTAGAGCAAGCTATGAAAGAACTGGACGTGGAAGATAAATTTGAACTCGTTTGGAATCCGTTTGAGCTAAATCCAACGATGTCTCTTGAAGGCGAAGATGCCGTTTCCTATTTGGCACACAAATACACTATGAGCGTAGACCAAGTGAAGTCTACTCAAGCATCTATCACTAAAAATGGAGCCGAACTGGGATTTATATTTAATTACTTTGATGGAATGAAAACGGTTAATACACGCAATGCCCACATATTGCTAGATTTTGCAAAAGAATTTGGAAAGCAAACTGAACTCAAAACCAAACTCTTTAGTGCTCATTTTACAGAGAAAAAAGATATATCGAGCCGTTATATTTTAGGAGAACTTATTCAAAGTATAGGATTAGACAAAGATATATTTTTGGCAAAACTGGATGAAGAGAGTGCAAGAAAAAAAGTACAAGATGCAGAAGAGTATTGGCATAAACAAAACATATCTGCGGTTCCAACGATGATCTTTAATAACGAAATGGTTATGAATGGTGCCTATCCTGTGGGAACCTATAAAAAAGTTCTAACAGAATTACTGGAAAAAAGGTTAAAAAAGAATTAG
- a CDS encoding EAL domain-containing protein, translating to MAILKKNIWLLFYVLSFFSLILLATLMYMSWKHIYREYQVSQENMVSIIASSTRSLFKTQETVLNVVGNRFLEDPQYKNNPRSMATLNSTLLDNPSMDAIALVTPSGTMTFVSGGYDVSKFPNLLNQETSRDSFLQTLKSHHMVFGRTYYFAPINQWITPIRKAIRDDKGNIVTIITAALRVEDTFGNFVANVDKSHNYFISILRDEDFYFQYVSPNSDESNHQIYLTPLASSSKERLKKAIMDSLNVTIEDAKEHETMLSFLYTATNGKTYLLSLQYDKVYKLWIHVRLPLEIIKNDFLKSLSLYLLIYSFVVVGFFFLFRIIAKADAKRSADLIFQATYDPLTTLPNRSYLQKNITKWLFESAPSFSILYVDMDHFKNINDSFGHQCGDTLLVELSKRLKTVVPEDSIIIRHGGDEFVIFTHLTHDQALLELAYRIIETVSKPYYLDKLTLNVGASIGVAKYPEHGENLDRLLQAADIAMYESKKIKNNAHIFANTMQESYLRNISIELELKKALEKNELFMVYQPQIDQDGRLYGVESLARWNNATLGMVPPDQFIAVAEKSGQMGKIGRFIITRTLQDIKEVQTVLGVVFQTSINISVRQFMEVGFLEHFLHAIQESHMSKVSITIEITENLLIEDIDYILPLLHDIKKADIQVSMDDFGTGYSSLSMLRKLPIDELKIDKSFIDTIVEDEATQKMVQNIIAIGKNFNMQVLAEGVETKEQRALLHSFGCDRFQGYYFAKPLLKEDLIAFFKANEKR from the coding sequence ATGGCAATTTTGAAAAAAAACATTTGGCTCCTTTTCTACGTTTTAAGTTTTTTTTCTTTAATCTTATTGGCGACATTGATGTATATGAGTTGGAAACATATTTATAGAGAGTATCAAGTATCACAAGAAAATATGGTTAGTATCATTGCGAGTTCGACACGTTCTTTGTTTAAGACACAAGAGACCGTTCTTAATGTTGTTGGTAACCGTTTTTTAGAAGATCCTCAGTATAAAAACAATCCTCGCTCCATGGCAACCCTAAATTCGACACTTTTAGATAATCCTTCTATGGATGCGATCGCCCTTGTAACACCGAGTGGAACGATGACGTTTGTCAGTGGTGGCTATGATGTTTCTAAATTTCCCAATCTTTTAAACCAAGAAACGAGTCGAGATTCGTTTCTTCAAACGCTAAAAAGCCATCACATGGTTTTTGGACGTACCTATTATTTTGCTCCTATCAATCAGTGGATAACGCCCATTCGCAAGGCCATTCGTGACGATAAAGGAAATATCGTAACGATTATTACAGCCGCATTGAGGGTCGAAGATACCTTTGGCAATTTTGTTGCAAATGTCGATAAATCCCATAATTATTTCATCTCGATTCTTCGAGACGAAGATTTTTATTTTCAGTATGTCTCTCCAAATTCAGATGAATCAAATCATCAAATTTATCTCACTCCTCTGGCCTCTTCTTCAAAAGAAAGGCTTAAAAAAGCCATCATGGATTCACTCAATGTCACCATAGAGGATGCAAAAGAACATGAGACTATGCTCTCTTTCCTCTATACGGCAACGAATGGAAAAACGTATCTACTATCCCTTCAGTATGACAAAGTTTATAAGCTTTGGATCCATGTACGTTTGCCATTAGAAATCATCAAAAATGATTTTTTGAAAAGTTTGTCACTTTACCTTTTGATTTATAGTTTTGTGGTTGTGGGATTCTTTTTCCTTTTTAGAATCATTGCCAAAGCCGATGCAAAACGTAGTGCTGATCTGATTTTTCAAGCGACATATGATCCGCTCACAACGCTTCCCAATCGAAGTTATCTGCAAAAAAACATTACTAAATGGCTTTTTGAAAGTGCTCCAAGTTTTTCGATTTTGTATGTCGATATGGATCATTTTAAAAATATCAATGATAGTTTTGGTCATCAGTGCGGTGACACTCTTTTAGTGGAGCTCTCAAAACGCCTTAAAACCGTTGTTCCTGAAGATTCTATTATTATTCGGCATGGTGGTGATGAATTTGTCATCTTTACACATTTAACGCACGATCAAGCTTTACTTGAACTTGCTTACCGCATTATTGAGACGGTTTCAAAACCTTACTACCTAGATAAATTGACGTTAAACGTGGGTGCAAGTATTGGTGTCGCCAAATACCCTGAACACGGTGAAAACCTTGATAGACTTCTGCAAGCTGCGGATATTGCGATGTATGAATCTAAAAAGATCAAAAATAATGCACATATTTTTGCCAATACGATGCAAGAAAGTTACCTTAGAAATATTTCAATAGAGCTCGAACTCAAAAAAGCGCTAGAGAAAAATGAGTTATTTATGGTGTATCAACCTCAAATTGACCAAGATGGACGTCTGTATGGAGTTGAATCTTTAGCGCGTTGGAACAATGCAACATTAGGGATGGTTCCACCCGATCAATTTATTGCTGTGGCTGAAAAATCGGGGCAAATGGGCAAAATTGGTCGTTTTATAATTACTCGTACATTACAAGACATTAAAGAGGTTCAAACCGTATTGGGCGTTGTCTTTCAAACATCTATTAATATTTCTGTGCGTCAATTCATGGAAGTAGGTTTTTTAGAGCATTTCTTACACGCGATTCAAGAGAGTCACATGAGCAAAGTTTCGATTACCATCGAAATTACTGAAAATCTATTGATCGAAGATATTGATTATATTTTACCGTTGTTACACGATATTAAAAAGGCAGATATTCAAGTTTCTATGGATGATTTTGGTACAGGATACTCTTCCTTGAGTATGCTTAGAAAATTGCCCATTGATGAGCTTAAAATTGATAAAAGTTTTATTGATACCATTGTCGAAGATGAAGCGACTCAAAAAATGGTGCAAAATATTATAGCGATTGGGAAAAATTTCAATATGCAAGTTTTAGCTGAAGGGGTAGAGACCAAAGAGCAGCGAGCATTATTGCACTCGTTTGGATGCGATAGATTTCAAGGCTATTATTTTGCAAAGCCACTGCTGAAAGAGGATTTGATTGCTTTTTTTAAAGCCAATGAAAAAAGGTAA
- a CDS encoding TetR/AcrR family transcriptional regulator has protein sequence MARIIDKEEKRLDIASASIELFARKGIAQTSIEEIAKSAGVAKGTIYLYFKNKEEIILTIWDMLASRHQEVFQARITETMSAKEKILELFNFSECKEEHDKEDLLTLYQHFLSTMLIDKTGLYTNYFATICQRDYDIIFQCIQEGIAKGELEVHDVDKLTNTIIIFMEGVVIRSKMNNFNFEQTQLHLTQHIAFLLDQYLRKEPCKN, from the coding sequence ATGGCACGTATTATAGACAAAGAAGAAAAACGACTTGATATTGCCAGCGCATCGATTGAATTGTTTGCGCGAAAGGGCATTGCACAGACCAGCATCGAGGAGATTGCCAAAAGTGCGGGTGTTGCCAAAGGAACGATATATCTCTACTTTAAAAACAAAGAGGAGATCATTCTTACTATTTGGGACATGTTAGCCTCGCGCCACCAAGAGGTATTTCAAGCGCGCATTACCGAAACGATGAGCGCCAAAGAGAAAATCTTGGAGCTTTTTAATTTCAGTGAATGCAAAGAAGAACACGACAAAGAAGACCTCTTGACCCTTTACCAACACTTCTTAAGTACCATGCTCATTGATAAAACAGGGCTTTACACCAATTATTTTGCAACGATTTGCCAAAGAGATTATGACATTATCTTTCAGTGTATTCAAGAGGGTATTGCCAAAGGAGAGCTTGAAGTACACGATGTGGACAAACTCACCAATACCATTATTATTTTCATGGAAGGTGTTGTCATTCGATCCAAAATGAACAATTTTAATTTTGAACAAACACAATTACATTTAACCCAACATATTGCCTTTTTACTCGATCAATACCTAAGGAAAGAACCATGCAAAAACTAA
- a CDS encoding CBU_0592 family membrane protein, which produces MTSIEMDFFQWLGFAGMICIVIAYFLLQLGMYDIHALNYQLLNLIGAIALIISLLVHFNLGSFLIEVFWIMITVYGIFKTVRHKRKNAQKTKDQR; this is translated from the coding sequence GTGGCTTGGCTTTGCAGGGATGATTTGTATTGTTATCGCCTATTTTTTGTTACAACTTGGTATGTATGATATTCATGCCTTAAACTATCAGCTTCTTAATCTTATAGGTGCGATTGCGCTCATTATTTCTCTTTTGGTCCATTTTAATTTAGGGTCATTTTTAATTGAAGTTTTTTGGATTATGATTACGGTGTATGGCATCTTTAAAACAGTTCGACATAAGCGTAAAAACGCCCAAAAGACTAAAGATCAACGCTAA
- a CDS encoding CopD family protein, giving the protein MNTYSVVLAFHVISIATWMIMLVYLPKLFVYHITATRDAQVQIAVQESSLYKVGTIAMILSIKFGLILLYLNPYLLKSGGWLHLKLTLAACMVVYHFTCKKFITQFAKERVSQNLRFFRVFRVIPEITTALIILLTIIKPF; this is encoded by the coding sequence ATGAACACCTACAGCGTTGTACTCGCATTTCACGTTATCTCCATCGCAACGTGGATGATTATGCTTGTGTATTTGCCCAAACTTTTTGTCTACCACATCACAGCAACCCGTGATGCACAAGTACAAATTGCCGTGCAAGAGAGCAGTCTTTACAAAGTTGGCACCATTGCAATGATCTTATCGATCAAGTTCGGGCTTATCTTACTCTACCTCAATCCGTACCTGCTCAAAAGTGGAGGGTGGTTGCATCTTAAGCTTACGTTGGCGGCATGTATGGTGGTTTATCACTTTACATGTAAGAAATTCATCACGCAATTTGCGAAGGAGAGGGTTTCTCAAAACCTGCGATTTTTCAGGGTTTTTCGTGTCATTCCTGAGATCACGACAGCGCTGATTATACTTCTTACGATCATCAAGCCATTTTAA
- a CDS encoding AraC family transcriptional regulator — MRLDDFKQAPAEAFLVILSFLTKNYAYDATAFMKVRDITLQSLHVKGGKIRASYLHELIEEAIARSGDAGLLFKFAESVTPNNLGVLGYLMLHSRTVEEAIIKLCRYYPLIGKTLKPLFVPEKEGAKLTLFIHKEGEMTHLEKYSAEIHLSALLHLINKIIPHPIFPKQTTFRHAKPLHVKAYQSVFGENILFDEVENALFFDQTQLKMKTSFDNPYLLSVFEKEAEQSLGMSVHGSLKDQVLGYILIATGELDVSLESVARKIGMHPRTLQKKLKEEGVSFVALLGEVRQKLATHYLQKGLDTPTIASYLGYAEPSPFLRAFKKWYGITPKVWLAALKKM, encoded by the coding sequence TTGCGACTCGATGATTTTAAACAGGCTCCTGCGGAAGCGTTTTTGGTGATTCTCTCTTTTTTAACCAAGAACTATGCGTACGATGCAACAGCGTTTATGAAGGTGCGCGACATCACTCTGCAATCTTTACATGTAAAAGGTGGAAAGATCAGAGCATCGTACCTTCATGAACTGATCGAAGAAGCGATCGCACGCTCTGGCGATGCGGGACTACTCTTTAAATTTGCCGAATCGGTTACACCTAATAATCTGGGCGTTTTGGGCTATTTGATGCTGCATTCACGCACGGTTGAAGAGGCGATCATTAAATTGTGTCGTTACTATCCGCTTATCGGAAAAACGCTCAAACCTCTTTTTGTGCCTGAAAAAGAAGGGGCAAAACTCACGCTTTTCATTCACAAAGAGGGCGAAATGACGCACCTTGAAAAGTACAGTGCCGAGATCCATTTAAGTGCCCTGCTCCATCTCATTAACAAAATTATCCCCCATCCCATTTTCCCCAAACAGACGACGTTTCGGCACGCGAAACCTTTACATGTAAAAGCGTATCAGAGCGTATTTGGTGAAAACATTCTCTTCGATGAGGTCGAAAATGCTCTCTTTTTTGACCAAACACAACTAAAAATGAAAACGAGTTTTGACAATCCTTACTTGCTCAGTGTCTTTGAAAAAGAGGCAGAACAAAGCTTGGGCATGAGCGTACACGGAAGCCTCAAAGATCAAGTCTTAGGCTACATTCTCATCGCCACAGGAGAGCTCGACGTCTCATTAGAGAGCGTAGCACGCAAAATCGGCATGCACCCACGAACCCTTCAAAAAAAGCTCAAAGAAGAAGGAGTCAGTTTTGTAGCGCTTTTAGGTGAAGTACGTCAAAAATTAGCAACGCACTACCTCCAAAAAGGACTGGATACCCCAACCATCGCTTCCTACCTAGGCTACGCCGAACCAAGTCCCTTTTTAAGAGCCTTTAAAAAGTGGTATGGCATCACGCCCAAAGTGTGGTTGGCAGCATTAAAAAAGATGTAA
- the poxB gene encoding ubiquinone-dependent pyruvate dehydrogenase, producing the protein MNDNIAMYFAKLLAEVGIKRIWGITGDSLNGLSDSLKKLGQIEWMGTRHEETAAFAAGADAKVSGKIAVCAGSSGPGNLHLINGLFDCHRNGVPILAIASHIPSSEIGSGYFQETHPENLFKECSVYCELVSTPEQMPYILETAIRQAILKKGVSVIVIPGDILLRPMPKDAKYLWSEPRFPKVIPSSEDINELAKILNDNQKVTFLCGAGCSDAHDEVIGLAKLLNAPVVHALGGKDSMEGNNPNSVGMTGLIGYESGYYAMESSDVLLILGSAFPYKAFYPQNAKIVQIDIKPEALGRHTQINLGMVGDIKSSLELLVPKIKQKENDTFLKSALEHYKTTVEKFDKLASGDSKEGLIHPQYLTKLLNTYANDDAIFTCDVGTPTVWAARYINMNGKRKLIGSFSHGSMANALPQAIGAKVSSPEKQVIALCGDGGFAMLMGDILTLTQHKIKAKIVIYDNSSLGFVAMEMKAGGYWYDNTELTNPDFAAIANAAGIKGIRVEKPEDLEERVKEFLAYDGAALLDVTIAKQELAMPPKISFENAKGFGIYMLRAIINGKGDELIEVARENLIR; encoded by the coding sequence ATGAATGACAACATTGCGATGTACTTTGCTAAGCTTTTAGCCGAAGTAGGAATTAAGAGAATATGGGGAATTACAGGTGATTCTTTAAATGGATTGAGTGATAGTTTAAAAAAATTGGGACAAATTGAGTGGATGGGAACACGTCATGAAGAAACAGCGGCTTTTGCGGCTGGTGCTGATGCGAAAGTGAGTGGTAAGATCGCCGTTTGTGCAGGCTCATCAGGACCTGGAAACTTGCATCTTATCAACGGTCTTTTTGATTGTCACCGAAATGGAGTGCCTATTTTGGCGATTGCTTCGCATATACCTTCGAGTGAAATCGGAAGTGGGTATTTTCAAGAGACGCATCCTGAAAATTTATTTAAAGAGTGCAGTGTTTATTGTGAGTTGGTCTCGACTCCTGAGCAGATGCCTTATATTTTAGAAACGGCGATCAGGCAAGCTATTTTAAAAAAAGGTGTCAGTGTCATCGTCATTCCGGGTGATATTTTGCTTCGACCTATGCCAAAAGATGCTAAATATTTGTGGAGCGAGCCGCGTTTTCCAAAGGTGATACCAAGCAGTGAGGACATCAACGAACTTGCGAAGATTTTAAATGACAATCAAAAAGTAACGTTTCTGTGCGGGGCAGGGTGCAGTGATGCTCATGATGAAGTGATTGGGCTTGCAAAACTTCTCAACGCTCCCGTTGTCCATGCGCTCGGAGGCAAAGACTCCATGGAAGGGAACAACCCAAACAGTGTCGGTATGACAGGACTTATCGGGTATGAATCGGGTTATTATGCGATGGAAAGCTCCGATGTATTGCTCATTTTAGGCTCGGCATTTCCGTATAAAGCGTTTTACCCACAAAATGCCAAAATCGTTCAAATCGACATCAAACCAGAAGCCCTAGGAAGACACACCCAAATCAATTTAGGCATGGTAGGCGATATAAAATCGAGCTTGGAACTTTTAGTGCCAAAAATCAAACAAAAAGAGAATGACACCTTTTTAAAAAGTGCCTTGGAACACTATAAAACAACGGTTGAAAAGTTTGACAAATTAGCCAGTGGAGACAGCAAAGAGGGGTTGATTCACCCGCAATATTTGACAAAACTGCTTAACACCTATGCGAATGATGACGCGATATTTACGTGCGATGTCGGCACACCTACGGTTTGGGCGGCGCGGTATATAAACATGAATGGAAAGCGAAAACTGATCGGTTCTTTCAGTCACGGTTCAATGGCAAATGCTCTTCCACAAGCCATCGGAGCAAAAGTGAGCAGTCCTGAGAAACAAGTCATTGCCTTGTGTGGCGATGGCGGTTTTGCGATGCTCATGGGCGATATATTGACACTGACTCAGCATAAAATCAAAGCAAAAATCGTGATTTACGATAATAGCTCACTAGGATTTGTCGCCATGGAGATGAAAGCGGGCGGGTACTGGTACGACAACACAGAATTAACCAATCCAGACTTCGCCGCAATCGCAAATGCCGCTGGCATTAAAGGCATTCGAGTCGAAAAACCTGAAGATTTGGAAGAGCGCGTCAAAGAGTTCCTTGCCTATGATGGCGCCGCCTTGCTTGATGTGACCATAGCAAAACAAGAGTTGGCAATGCCTCCAAAAATCTCTTTTGAAAATGCAAAAGGGTTCGGCATCTACATGCTAAGAGCGATTATTAACGGCAAAGGCGATGAATTGATCGAAGTGGCGAGAGAGAATTTAATACGCTAA
- a CDS encoding TolC family protein, with the protein MQKLTLLCLFPLFIFAGNLPELVSLAEQNKHVEASRYSLEAAKEKEYATKSGYMPSLSLGANQTYNQEESILYPERSRTGSATLSFTIYDGGKREALFDQQQALVKSATFSLSSVQNDVSLNVIYYYYNYISTLASRESTLQKMEQLEAERYRLDKYLSVGSATADELQKIISTIEQTKVDLLTLDNTLNNISNTLEYLTGKEVNVESGSTIAFQEGKVEDATRFDILALEQSAQSAKAEANVAKAPHLPTIKIEDTYSRFKYDYANPAWETDADRQNTVQLSLEWKIFDFGSTSATYQAAQKTYLSKNSDLAYEKDKAKASFKSAQNSYKTALAKIEAAHAKLTASEMTYELVKKKFQQGIVNNVTYLDALSDKFNAKSQLQTALNEVEYQKAVLLYEMGKEIKGTIQ; encoded by the coding sequence ATGCAAAAACTAACCCTTTTATGCCTCTTTCCACTGTTTATTTTTGCGGGAAATTTACCTGAACTCGTAAGCCTTGCAGAACAAAACAAACACGTGGAAGCTTCACGTTATAGCTTAGAAGCGGCAAAAGAAAAAGAGTATGCCACGAAAAGTGGTTATATGCCCAGCCTCAGTTTAGGGGCAAATCAAACCTACAACCAAGAAGAGAGCATACTTTATCCAGAACGTAGCAGGACAGGTTCTGCCACACTCTCCTTTACCATTTACGATGGTGGGAAACGTGAAGCACTGTTTGACCAACAACAAGCCCTTGTGAAATCCGCTACATTTTCACTCTCATCGGTGCAAAATGATGTCTCTTTGAACGTCATCTATTATTATTACAACTACATCAGCACCCTTGCAAGCAGAGAATCAACCTTGCAAAAGATGGAACAACTCGAGGCAGAACGCTACCGACTTGACAAATACCTCTCTGTAGGCAGTGCAACCGCCGATGAGCTTCAAAAGATCATCTCAACCATCGAGCAAACCAAGGTCGATCTTTTAACCCTAGACAACACGCTCAATAACATCTCAAACACCCTCGAATATCTGACAGGAAAAGAGGTAAATGTAGAATCAGGCTCTACCATAGCCTTTCAAGAAGGAAAAGTGGAAGATGCCACACGTTTTGATATTTTGGCGTTAGAACAGAGTGCGCAAAGTGCCAAAGCCGAAGCTAACGTCGCCAAAGCACCGCATCTTCCAACCATTAAAATTGAAGACACCTATTCACGTTTCAAATACGACTACGCCAACCCTGCATGGGAAACAGACGCGGATCGTCAAAATACTGTGCAACTCTCACTAGAATGGAAAATCTTTGATTTTGGTTCTACTTCTGCTACCTATCAAGCGGCACAAAAGACGTATCTTTCCAAAAACAGTGATTTGGCGTATGAAAAAGACAAGGCCAAAGCGAGTTTTAAAAGTGCTCAAAACAGCTATAAAACAGCGCTTGCAAAGATAGAAGCAGCTCATGCAAAACTCACCGCATCTGAAATGACCTACGAACTCGTTAAAAAGAAATTTCAACAAGGCATCGTCAACAACGTCACGTATCTTGACGCTCTTAGCGATAAATTCAATGCCAAATCCCAGCTTCAAACAGCCTTGAATGAAGTGGAATACCAAAAAGCCGTCTTACTCTACGAAATGGGTAAAGAGATAAAAGGAACCATCCAATGA
- a CDS encoding glutaminase — translation MLDYQTILDEILHEITPYLGEGRVASYIPELARVEPSSFAMSLMCVDGSQFHVGEYEKRFSIQSISKLFTLTLAMQLANDSLWERIGKEPSGTPFNSLVQLEYEHGIPRNPFINAGALVVTDVILSHLQDAHQSVLEFIRTLCAKDDINFDFSVAKSEEQTGFRNHAMANFLKSFNNLEHEPSRVLNAYFHHCSIAMSTQELAKSALFLSNGGIQPWSDAPILNARQTKRINALMLTCGTYDSVGDFAYRVGLPAKSGVGGGILATLPGKFSLCVWSPRLNEKGNSFAGTKALELFTTKTKLSIF, via the coding sequence ATGTTAGATTACCAAACGATTCTTGACGAAATTTTGCATGAGATTACGCCTTATTTAGGTGAGGGAAGGGTGGCTTCGTACATACCTGAGCTTGCGCGTGTTGAGCCAAGTTCCTTTGCGATGTCGCTTATGTGCGTGGACGGAAGCCAGTTTCATGTGGGTGAATATGAAAAACGCTTTTCGATTCAGAGTATTTCAAAGCTTTTTACACTTACTTTGGCGATGCAATTAGCGAATGATTCACTGTGGGAGCGCATCGGCAAAGAACCTTCGGGCACACCTTTTAATTCACTCGTCCAGCTCGAATACGAACATGGCATCCCTCGCAATCCTTTTATCAATGCAGGAGCGCTTGTTGTCACTGATGTCATTTTAAGCCATCTTCAAGACGCGCATCAGAGTGTTTTGGAATTCATTCGCACGCTTTGCGCAAAAGATGACATCAATTTTGACTTTAGCGTAGCAAAGTCTGAAGAGCAAACAGGTTTTCGCAACCATGCCATGGCGAACTTCCTCAAAAGCTTTAACAACTTAGAGCATGAGCCTTCTCGCGTGCTGAACGCGTACTTTCATCACTGCTCCATCGCCATGAGTACGCAAGAGTTAGCCAAATCGGCACTCTTTTTATCCAACGGTGGCATTCAGCCTTGGAGCGATGCACCCATCTTAAATGCACGCCAAACCAAGCGCATCAACGCCTTGATGTTGACGTGTGGCACGTATGACTCGGTCGGAGATTTTGCGTACCGTGTGGGATTGCCTGCGAAAAGTGGCGTCGGTGGTGGCATTTTAGCTACACTTCCTGGGAAATTCAGCTTGTGTGTTTGGTCGCCACGACTCAATGAAAAAGGCAACTCGTTTGCAGGTACGAAAGCGTTAGAGCTTTTTACTACAAAAACAAAGCTTTCGATCTTTTAG